The segment CCTCATTAgcaatatagtttttatatcaTAATCAATTCTCTTCTTTTACGGACCTACAAATGGTAGGCCCTCAATACAGTCTTACCTTGCTGTATAGCTCCAGTGATGTCATCTTGACTACTTTAAAGCATGCAGATagacatcatttaaaaaataatcaacagggGTAACATCAGCACGTCCCTCTGAAAAGTCTGTATCCTCCACAACTCTGCAGAACAGCCACTTTGTGTCCTGGTCACCGTATTTTGCACTTTGTCCAGGCTCACAAAGACAAGTTAACTGTTAATCTGTGAGAGGATGCAGTGATTGGATGGAGGGGATTCTCCATTTAAATGTGCAATGTGAATCATTACTGCCAGACCGGGTGGCCCTTAGAAGATGTACTTTTGGGGGATCAGATACATCTCAACACAGAAAATActttctaaagaaaaaaaaaaaagacacactaGCAGCAGACTTAATGACATATCAACTCATTTTTAATAAGTAATACAATCAAATTCATTTCAGCAATCAGCCTGCTGATATTGAAAAGGGATATTCATGATTTCAGCTGGATACATTATTTACCATTAATCCTTGacagggataaaaaaaaaaaaaaaatacaaaatcattATTCCTCAGATGCTAAATGACATTAAAACTCAATTTCTTAACTGTAATTTGCTGTGTCACCAATTCTGTGCGTGAGTGTACCAAGAGGCAGCATGTGTGTGGTAACATTgacacattaaaaagaaatgtggacTGAAACTGATAGAAACAAAGACTAAACAGCGATGTTTCACAgtaagcaccaataatgattAGGACTACAAAACATAATTGTACAATAGATAGAAGTTTCAAGTCATTTCTTCACCATCATGTGTACAGCACATTTTACGCTTAGGGTAAAATACCAAGCAGACTTTAGTTAAACGCACTTCAAACAACCCTCTTCAAAATGACATGTCTCCTTTAGGGTCAATACTGAACATGAGTCACAGGATGACACAGCTGTCAtcaagtacaatatttccttgaaattacaacaataaaaacTTGACTCTATCCCCTCCAATGGATGTACAAGGGATTAAAAACTTCACCATTTGCATTAGTAACATCAGCCGGCCTGCAGGTTGGCACCGATGCTAATTTAAATGAGATCAACTCAGTATAGTTACATCTCAACTGGTTGCACTAGAAAAGACAGTGTTTTGTGTCTGACAACTTGTGGAGTGCATCATAAAATTCAAGAGCCAAAGATACAAAACATTCATTTCCAATCtgcccaaaacaaacaaaaagcacCCAGATCAACTTTTTGCTGACATACAATGTTTGAATTTGACatgattgtcacaaaaaatacAAACCCACTCAAAGCCTTTCAGTAAAAAATACACTTCTCATCAAATACTGAATTTGTCACAATGTagataaattatttttaatatttgaaagttcaagggaattttttttaaatgtcagtcaaaaaaaaaatcaactgagCTCAGAAATACGTCGAGTAATTTAATTGCAGTTGAAGTCAATGAGTCCCATCCAGTGGAGTTAATGATAAAAAGACGCATTTGAGACGCCAAGCGTTTGTGGGTTCAGGAGAGGAGAAGACAGTTCTTTAGGTTGAACTGGAGTGGTGTAAGTCGGGTTAAGGTTTAAGTTGGACGCAGATACTCGGGGACAGTTCATCAGGGCAGGACTGCTGTATGGCTCCGACTGCTCATGGTCACGTGTACAGGTGTTGAACAAAACCCTACAAGAGGAGAGGATTGAcaattagaagaagaaaaaaaaaaaaacattctctaGTTTTTTAGACTGCTAGGTTGCATCTTATATTGTGTAAGAATATATGCACTAAGTACAAAACTCATATGCCTTTTTTACCTACAGCAAGCTAGCCACAGGTGGGACAGGTAATACATTGTCGACATAATTTGCCTAAATTGTCCCTTAACCAACCTGTGCTATACGCTCTCCATATCTTCACTGCCGTTGCCCTCCTCCTTCAGAGTGTCTCCCTCATTGGCAGCCTCCTCGACATGAGCCAACATATCAGCCATCAGTGCCTCCTCTAGCCTTTTCCTCACACTGTACACCAGCTCCTCCTGTttcctacacacaaacacaacaggaaGCCGTTACAGTTGGCAGTTACAGCTGCCACTGAATCAGCACTGAACAGATGGTGTGTTTTTACAAAGAGCAGGGTCACTTGTTATGGACTGTGGAACAGACTCAACTCTGTCAACTTAAGGGAGGGGggcaaaagaagacaaaaaggaATGAAGAAATCTTCAAATTCCAAAGATTTCTCCATTATGTCTTTGTGACTCAGCCTTTGTGGTTACTGTGCTTCAGCATATAAAATGGAAGCCCATATATCATGAACTGggaaaaacagataaaatatgCCATTATTCACACTGCCTGTAgttatttcctgtttttaaataCACTGAAGGAGATCTGAGCAATATTTGTAACAAGTGTttcacaggcacacacatgcgGATACCTTTTTTGCTCAAAGCAAAAAGTTCAAATGAGAAAACAGAATTTTGGATCTGACTTGATATTGGCTCCAGCAATTAATAATCAGCTTCTAATACctagtacaaaaaaaaaaaaacatcaccaccaacaagaacaacaacaacaggtgATCCATGTGCGGATGTGTTCTGTGATCGCCCACCTGATGTCCTCATCAGTGACTATGAAGGCCTTACACAGCGGCTGTGTGGTGTTGAGCCAGACTCCTGGGTTCTTCTCCACAGCTGCAGACAGCTGGCCGGTGATGGGAGCAGCGCTCGTGTGCAGAGCGCTCGCAATGGCCGACAGGAGAGTCTTGTCTGTGCAGCCTGGACCGACACCTGAAGGACCAAACGCGTGGTTAAAAAGGACATTTTGAAGAAACACCAAAGCTGTAACTCTGCTGAGAATTAGTTACATATTATATCTTATATCATCATATTTAACTTGTGTATATTACCTTGCAGACCTTTAGGTAGTTCCATTGTTTTCACCAGCTCCTCGGCAATGTCATAAGCATTAAGACCACTGAGTTTCTTCTCCCAAAATAGCTGTAGACAAAAAACAGAGTAATATTAGCAGCAGGCAGTTTTGACacaaataaaccaaaacatttaaatgaaaatatgccGCTGCTTCcagtacagaaaaaaacaaacaaaaaaaacgaatacaccattaaaataataaaactctGGTCTGGTCCATCCAGTTTCAAAGCAGCACATTCCCATCCAGCATTAGCAAAGCATCAGATATCAGGGGTTTCTGGTTTGTATGGGATGGTGTTAACGGTAACAGACGGAGACTGTTCACCTGTCTGGGCTGGTCGACAGCTTTCTGAGGGTCCGTCTTCactttgttgtttgggtggttaGTAACCTTGGTAACAGGCTGCTTAAAGATCGAGGCTGTCTGCCTGACTGGGAGTGATGTGTTCAAGTCAGGTTTGCCCTTAAAAATATCAAGCACAGAGGGAGGATGAGGCCAGGGTGGACAGGAGAATGTGAAGGGGCAAATAGACAAAAATATGACCAGTTATTCCACAAGACTGTTGATTACAACCACGCGAGCAGACATCATTCACACAGCACGTAGAGGCCTATGTTCTAAGCCCCACTGCTCAAACCAGTTAACTGAAATGATGCAGCATACAAAATCAACTCTGAAAGGaaacaaataataattttgcTGTTGTTTAAGTTACTGATGTTCAACATAATCTGCCATTACATACAATTATTCATTAAACTTTTTATACCAGATTTGCCTGAGAATCTACAAGTCCATTAAAAAAGtgattattaaaaaacaaaatgcaacaaaGAGTTTGGTGACAACTCATTTTAGAAAAGATAAACCTGCTCCTACATTAGTCTCCCTCCAGGTCTGATGAGTAGCAAAGTTTCAGAAGATTAAAATAGGGCAtcagtttttttgtcttgtctaACCTACATAGgtatttgtatgtattgtatggATAAGTAGTTAGTTGTCTAGAGTAATAAAAAAGATTGACAAGCTATATAAAATGTTGCCTTGTTCATGGTGCTGTTGGACTACACCACTTTTGTTTAAAGGATGCAACCAAGCAACCAAACGCGCACCTATATTAAAGTCACTAAACGAGTGGTTGGTTCTAGTCTGCAATTGATGTTTCTGCGTGGGGGTTTCACTTGCAGCTCGACCTGTTAACGTTTGATCATACTACGGTTAGTGTTTGTGTAGTGTCAGCGTTTGGCGGTCAGAGGCAGATCATCATGAGCTTGTTTGCCTCACCTTGTTCTGGTTGTTGTTATCATAACGCAGTCTCTGACGGTTCTTGTTCAGCTTGCTCATCAGCATCTTCCCCGTGCGGAAATCAAAGGAGCTGAGGTCCATCTGGTTACCAAGGTAACGGGCCAGCTGAGGCTTGCTCCGAAACTTCTTCCCAGATGGACTGGTGGGGAGGCAGAGACATGAGAAACACTACTGTTATACTTGAATCAtcttaaacaaaaacagaaaaggtagcaagactaaaaaaaaagaaaatacagagaCGACGGCAGGGAAGCTAAACGTGACAGGTCACACttctaacacagacacattacaAACATGGACCACAACATGCAACAGGTCAAAAGCAAACAGAAGCAGATCACATTCAAGTGGGCAATGACACTAAAAATCACATTACTTTGTGAAATGGATGCAATCTTTGATAAACACTCTACCTTAGCCTTGGTATCTAAGCTGCACACATTTTTGTATAATGAGCAGActacatataaaaacatatttaacaaCATTATATATACAGCCTTAAAATGAACCCCTAAAAACCAGTGAACACGTAAACAAGGCAATAGTAACACTGGACCAAATGTTTCAGAATGGAAACAATATTAGCCTGAGCAATGACCAACAAAAGGAAGATCTGTGGGTGGTTACGTGCTAGTAACTCATGCAAATGTATCTTACATCATCACAAACCACAGTTAACACCAGTATGAGTGTACAGTTAGCCTACCACAAACTATACAACCGACCCGCCTCCCCCCTCTCTTGCCTCTGTTCCTCATCTTGCTCTTCTCCTCTgctaaatgaaaacaaatctgtCTTTGTAGATTCACTTCAATGGGAAATAAAGAGTATTAACTGAGATGACACCGAGTTTTATTCATCAAAAGGCCTCGCCAGGAGCTGCTACTACTAGCCTGCACGGTTGGACAGACTGCTTCTTATCTTAACACTTGTGAGAGGAGCTGGCCTGGCTGGCCTTGTTACCCGGCTGCAaacagacccccccccccccctccccatcccAAACTTTATACAGACCACCGTCCCCCCTTATCATACCGCTGTCTGTTTCCGTGCGCAAACTCGGTGTCTTGTGCACCTATAAGTTTTGCAAGCCCTCGTTCGTTTAGTACCTAAAATAATAGACATCGCTTTTTCCAGCTGACAAACCCGACTTTCTGGTCACTTCTTCCATTTTCCAGCCCTTGGGGAGAGCAGTGCAATCCCACCTTTTCTTCTCCATTTCCCACGCGAGTAGCCTATAAATCCACTAAAAGTTACTGCGGATTGGATTTAAGGATTTTTTGGATGTCAGGCCTATCGCTTCTTACGCTTTTGTTTCGACCATATTATAACATGCGTCCTCCGTAATGGGATCTCCCTGCTAACAACATCTCGTTTCTTTGTCGTCGCGCAGATCGCTCCGCCGCGGAACTCGGCCAAATCACTACCTGCCTGTCGTGCACGGGGCACGAGGGCTACATCCGCAAGGAAAACATAGGCCAACGCGGCTGTTATACAGGCTGTAGTTGTTAGTTAGTACTGTAGTAGTTAGTTAGTGCTTATGTCAATGTTTCCCCCTTGAATTTAAATAGTCTATCAAGTCTTTGAATATAACGTTAGTTTAAATAAAATTTTCAACCTGAGCTCTTTGGTTATCTCAAAGCTTTGGGTTATTGAACCTAATCCAATTCAAGAACCGGTCCCTGATCACATCACGAGAAAGGTCACGTGAAGGTGAAACACCAACatttacaacaaaataaattatgtcAGTTAgtcttttgttttgaaatgtttacCGGAAGTGTTATTTTCTATTGTCCAGCTTGACGCTAGTAGCTAGCGCTACATCAACGTTAACCTATGGGAAACATAAATTAGGCTACGGCTACAAATAGACCGTAAATAGTAATCACGCAGATGCCGTGACAACAATAATGGACGCCGCtgaataattaaaaatactAGATGTAGTAAAATAGCGTTCCTCACTTGTAGCATGCTCAGTAACACAAAATGTGAAAGTTCCATGTTGGCTACGTGAAATAGGAGAGCCGTTTCACTACGACAATGCATACCGTTGTCATTCCGACTTGGAGCCGGCTTTTGAATGAACAAAGTATATCTTATTGATAAAACACAGACACGATTTTAAAAGCATATGCATGTATTTGTGGAGGCTTTGTGTATGCAACAACGATGCAGAAAAAATGCGATCCGCTTTGTAAGGTTAAAATCTGTCGAAATGGCACACTGTCGACGCACTGTACCGACTCCATACTTAACTCAACATCAGCTGTAAATATCAGGAAAATtaaagcatattttaaatgatgCTACAAAAAAGACCGACATCCTAGCTGAAGACCACAGCATTGCTATTTGCAAATGCGAAACCAGAGTGCCTGATCGGTGATAAACATACTTTCCAAATAGATTATGAAAACGACATATCGCGCATCAAACGATACAGTTAGAATGCATACAGTTGTTGGTTGTTTCATAAGCCTTCATATGATGTACTTACTCGTTTTTATCCATCTTGAAGACACTATCTCGCTTTCTCCCTCTCGCTATGTTAAATCccttctcccctctcctctttcaGTCCCCTCCCCCTTCGATGGGAGAAATGAAAGACATTATCCACGCAAATTTCGCAGCCTGGCTGATAACAGGAATATAACCTGGCGTATTCTAAGTGTGCAACTAGGCCCATGAACCTCGGTGAATATGTGTGAATCAGCATGaaaaatatattgtattatCGCCGactttaaatatacagtatactcaatacatttttatttcacaatACTTGTACAGTACAATTAGTCATGACCAGCTGGCAAATATCaggtgtaaaaaagaaaaactgctcCATGCAAAAGAAAAGTAAATCAGCATTGAACACAAAATAGATAAAAACAAACTCTCAGCaaacaatttaaacaaaactttTTAATAGTTGGCATTTTGCAGAATAACTGGACACATTGGAGCAAATAAAGATTTATgcacattaaataataatggaTCAAAAACAGCATTTATACAGAGTGCATCTCATAGTCCAAACTCCTAACAAGCCCTTGGTGACTGATTGTTGAGCCAGGGCATCATACTTAAGCTTGCTTGTGTAAGCAATCCACCCATGTGCCCATTCCCAAGCCCTGGTCCTGTAGGCAAGACACACAGCCCATTCGTTAGCAAATTGTACATGAACACATCAGTGTGTAAGAAAAGCACATCCTTCCTTGTCTCTGAGGTTTGATTTCTGACAAGACCACATCCAAGTAGGGGTTAAAGGGGTAAGGTGGAAGTGGCTGTGGGTTCGGGATGGTGAGGAGGGCTCTGAAGGTGTATAAACTTTAATAGGGCTTGGAAATATCAATATAATGTCTGTGGTGTGATATCAGAATGGGTATCACGGATATTATCTGGGATTTAGATTGCAATATAAGTATTATAATACTGATATTATACTTGATTATTGTAGGAAAGCACAAATGGCCAGTACCAAAATTGTCACATTATTCATAATTATGAACggagtgggaaaaaaaatctaaattgaccatttaaaaaatagtcAAGCTCTAACCACTACAtcacaaaaatatatttgaacaattgaaattgaaataaatatgTCGGGGCAGCTCTGCTCAATGCATACTTTTTCTAAACCTTTATTTTGTCATAAATTGACTCAGTTTCTATTCTAAAACTAATCTGACCCTTTTGCAAAGCTTTCAGATTAGAGGCATGAAGCCTTTATGTCTGCACAGTTGTCATCTTAACAAGCTTACAAGAGCTACAAGAACTCTATGGCCTTTATCCTTCAATAAGCTTTTGTTAGTGAGCACTACAGATGTTTTCGAATAGCGGGGATTTCTGGCCTCAGTATGAGGTTGCTTTTACAGATGCATGAGTTGAGTGCCAAGTGTATGCAAGGTGACAGAAACTTTAATCAATACTCAAGTGTGTTTACTTGAATGTTCAGTTCCTACACCTGGCATGGCCTACACCTGTCTGTATCTTATCATGAGTACATGGGTGGGGCTAAAGCTAACGAGCAATCCAACTGCACATTGCAAACAAAGTGTGTGAACAAAAGCTCAGTTACACAAGTGTTGGTTATAATAACAATACACTCACAATTTAGTTTTGTGGGACTTTACTCATCCTTGCTGAACTTCCCTTTAATGTATGGCACATAGTCCAGGACCAATCGCCAGTCTGTGAAGTGAATGAGCGCCACTCCACCAACTGTTCCCCAGGCAGCCATATTTGGTACCCTTGATGGAAAAAACAATGGGATTCATTGATGGGACTGACTGCAACACACATATCAAGAGCAACTTGGATAGTTATACTACTTAATTCAGGTGGCATGATATTCTTACAAGTCTTACACTTTTGTCAGGACAGCATTTTTAAGTTTCAGCATGCAGACTTCCCTAAGTCTATGCACAAACTGACACAGTAATGGTGGTTAACTCACAAAAAGCTACCATATTCATATTCTGAAGAACTGTCAACTGCAGCAGTTTGaacttaaacatattttttcccACCTTAAGTCAGTGGTTGCTATTTTCACGTGTTCATTATTATAATTAGTATAATTATAAGTCATAAGTTTTGTGATTACTGACAACTAGAACCAAATGAAACAAGCTTGAACACTGGTTTAAGTTGTCGTACATAGGCAAAAGTGAATTTCTGATTAAACAGATAGTAAAAAATTGTGAGTTGATAGAAAAGCTTCTAAAAATGAATTAGTActtatgtttgtttatttgctaATCAACAAATTgattataaataataatcttCATAAATTACTGTTCAGCAGTGGCCATCTGAGTTTTTCTCTGTGTGCACATTGCAATGTCAATTATAGTGCTGTGCTCTCAATATAGTTATACAAAATCAAACAGCTGTCAAGTATAATTTCATTAAAAGGCAAACCATCATATTTGAGGGAGAAAATGTTCCAAAAAAACACATCATGGCATTAACGCACATGCTGAATTCTGATAATATATATTTGATTTAGCATAATTGGAATTTTATCAGACTAATAAACTGGTCAAGTATTTCATAAATAAACTGATATACCACTATATTTGATCAAAGGAATATGAGCAGTTCTGTACTGAGATAGCGTTATTGAGggcattacagtcattttgaTAAGGTTACCTAGCAATTAAATCTCTGACACATTTAAGATAACACAATACTTACAACTTGttgacaatgttaacaccgtCCCTTACCTCCTAGCTAGCTCTTCAGTTATCTAGGAAAAGCATGCTAAAAAGCCCAGCTAGCTAAGTCAgtagaaaataaacaagcaggctaagctaaagttagctagtAAGAGAGACTGTATTCTACTGTATTAAGCAAAACATATAAGGACACAGAGGCGTTGATATCATTTTGAACATGACGCAAGTAAGTTACTCAAACAATATTTCTACTACAGTAACGTTACTCTGTTGTTGACTAAACTTACCACGTCCTTAGAATAGTAATGTACTTGGTACCgaccaatttatttagtattttctgGACCATCGTGACCTCTCAGTTGTAGTTCTTTAGCTACACGGTTTACTCAATGATGGCCGTTAAGGACCCTGGGCTGCCTTTTCTTATGCCTGGTATTTAAATAACTAACAAACTGTGTGCACAGCTACGGGTCATTTCAGGCCACCATTTCAAAGGTCTCTGTTTACAACACAGATTTGTTTTAAAGCCTCTGTGTACTCTGCCTTAGGCAACCATGTGGTAATagattaataataacaaaatattcCAGTCCTGCACGCGTTGACTTTATGAAATCAACTGGCATTTACTTGTATCATGTCTTGAATTTATATGTGGTGCCTTGGTTGCATAATCATGAAGCTGTCACAAACTAATTTGTTCCCCTAACCGGCAATTGACAATAGCAAATATGAACAAATTCATTTTCCGAACTACAGTAAACCCTTTATTACAttgttttcctttattttcctttttatgtaTACAATATTCAAAAGCCAGACATTGGAAAAGGTATAATCTGTTATTAAAAATGGCACATTTATTGCTACATTACTGTTATATACAGGACAGTtctcaactatatatatttatttatatatatatatatatataaaaaagagagagagagggtgagtgaGGCACACTGAGGACCCTGCAGGAGTCAAGTGTCCTCACTCCCAAGATGTCAGGCTCTGTACCTGCGAATGTATTTTAACACTCAATAATCTCCCCTTTTAGTTCAACAAAGATATGACAAAACTGTTGAAAGCAAGTGTTTTATTACTGCTTTCTtataccaaaacaagttcaagCCCGTCAACTTAACATTTTCCATCATAATATTGTAATTGTCTGTTGACATCATGTGCTCCTGCAGTGGTCGGCTTGCTTTTCTGCAGATTTCATTGTGTCTATGTCAAGACTCATGTAAAGAAATAAGGTCCCCCCCCGCCCCAAACAAATAATTTGAGTATGTAGGCTGATGGGATGCTCACAGAATACTAAATGACATCAAGTCAGATTTTCCTTATGGAACAAACCAGCAATATTCAGTACAATTATTGATCTTgtaatattaaaaagaaaaacttcaaaTACAACTTTTTGAAAGAAGTGATTAGAACTTCTCACAAAAAGTCACTGTCAATGACATCAAAGACCTGGAAGGGTGAAAGGTCAGGAGGTGAAAATAGTCAGTGGAAACTATCCTGAATATACTAAAAGTCACTGCAGCAAAGGGCTTGCACTCCGATATACAGAAACTTAAAATGCTCCAAGTCATTAGAGGTTCCAGCTACGACAGAAAATAAAACTCACTCCCTACATTGAAATTGAAGCAACACGTACACTGAAACATGTTAATGTGCATCAAAAGCAGACAATCGGAGCCAAAAGCAGCATCTCTTGAACCCTGTTGTCAAGTGATGTCAAATTATATAGCAATATCGGGCAGATAGAAAGAAAACTCATGACCTGGACCCATTACcttaactaaaacaacagttTGGGCAATATAATCCAGTTGaataattagaaaaaaaagggaataaaaACTGAACAAGATCTacgtaacatttatttatttaactagaTACACTGAAAGAAAATCTCTTTATACCATTTATACTTCTTCctgaaaaattgaaaaaagcATTAGAAGGGAGGGTGGGGGAATGAACAAGTACCTCTTTAATCTCCATGATATATGAAATGATATGgatcacaaaataaaactgtcttaaatgaaaatacaagtTCAGGCACTGATAAGGTATCACTCTCCCATCATGTCATCTTAAGTCTTGAGAATGAAAAGGCCACACTATTGATTTGTATAGGTCTTTTTCTTCATCTCTTTTTGTAGAAATTAAACACACGATGTGCTCTACCTCCCATTTGTGATTACATGTTGGTCAAAACCATTCACAACATGATATGACATGGGAATATCACAATAACACTGTTTTGTTCTCCATATTATCCATTACCTTACACCCAAATACGGACGTCTGCCTCCAAATAAATGTACAGGCTACTAAGAAGTGAGCTGCACACGGAGAACCACTTTGAGGGCAAACATTAGAAAACGGTGAAATGGAAACTAGTATACTGTATTGACAAAAACCAGGAACACAACTTTGAAAATGAAGGTGATCCACATTTGTATGGTAGCTACATTCAAATACCAGTTGCATAATTACTGTTGAGACAAAAATCTTCCGACATTTTTCCTCAGTGCCTCACTGCTAAAGTAAGAAGAC is part of the Perca flavescens isolate YP-PL-M2 chromosome 9, PFLA_1.0, whole genome shotgun sequence genome and harbors:
- the mbd3b gene encoding methyl-CpG-binding domain protein 3b isoform X5, translating into MDKNDPSGKKFRSKPQLARYLGNQMDLSSFDFRTGKMLMSKLNKNRQRLRYDNNNQNKGKPDLNTSLPVRQTASIFKQPVTKVTNHPNNKVKTDPQKAVDQPRQLFWEKKLSGLNAYDIAEELVKTMELPKGLQGVGPGCTDKTLLSAIASALHTSAAPITGQLSAAVEKNPGVWLNTTQPLCKAFIVTDEDIRKQEELVYSVRKRLEEALMADMLAHVEEAANEGDTLKEEGNGSEDMESV
- the mbd3b gene encoding methyl-CpG-binding domain protein 3b isoform X1; protein product: MEKKRWDCTALPKGWKMEEVTRKSGLSAGKSDVYYFSPSGKKFRSKPQLARYLGNQMDLSSFDFRTGKMLMSKLNKNRQRLRYDNNNQNKGKPDLNTSLPVRQTASIFKQPVTKVTNHPNNKVKTDPQKAVDQPRQLFWEKKLSGLNAYDIAEELVKTMELPKGLQGVGPGCTDKTLLSAIASALHTSAAPITGQLSAAVEKNPGVWLNTTQPLCKAFIVTDEDIRKQEELVYSVRKRLEEALMADMLAHVEEAANEGDTLKEEGNGSEDMESV
- the mbd3b gene encoding methyl-CpG-binding domain protein 3b isoform X2, with the protein product MEKKRWDCTALPKGWKMEEVTRKSGLSAGKSDVYYFSPSGKKFRSKPQLARYLGNQMDLSSFDFRTGKMLMSKLNKNRQRLRYDNNNQNKGKPDLNTSLPVRQTASIFKQPVTKVTNHPNNKVKTDPQKAVDQPRQLFWEKKLSGLNAYDIAEELVKTMELPKGVGPGCTDKTLLSAIASALHTSAAPITGQLSAAVEKNPGVWLNTTQPLCKAFIVTDEDIRKQEELVYSVRKRLEEALMADMLAHVEEAANEGDTLKEEGNGSEDMESV
- the LOC114561870 gene encoding cytochrome b-c1 complex subunit 10-like; translation: MVQKILNKLVGTKYITILRTWVPNMAAWGTVGGVALIHFTDWRLVLDYVPYIKGKFSKDE
- the mbd3b gene encoding methyl-CpG-binding domain protein 3b isoform X3, producing the protein MVETKAPSGKKFRSKPQLARYLGNQMDLSSFDFRTGKMLMSKLNKNRQRLRYDNNNQNKGKPDLNTSLPVRQTASIFKQPVTKVTNHPNNKVKTDPQKAVDQPRQLFWEKKLSGLNAYDIAEELVKTMELPKGLQGVGPGCTDKTLLSAIASALHTSAAPITGQLSAAVEKNPGVWLNTTQPLCKAFIVTDEDIRKQEELVYSVRKRLEEALMADMLAHVEEAANEGDTLKEEGNGSEDMESV
- the mbd3b gene encoding methyl-CpG-binding domain protein 3b isoform X4; the protein is MEKKSPSGKKFRSKPQLARYLGNQMDLSSFDFRTGKMLMSKLNKNRQRLRYDNNNQNKGKPDLNTSLPVRQTASIFKQPVTKVTNHPNNKVKTDPQKAVDQPRQLFWEKKLSGLNAYDIAEELVKTMELPKGLQGVGPGCTDKTLLSAIASALHTSAAPITGQLSAAVEKNPGVWLNTTQPLCKAFIVTDEDIRKQEELVYSVRKRLEEALMADMLAHVEEAANEGDTLKEEGNGSEDMESV